AAGGTGGTGACGGCGATGGCTACGGCATTGGTATGGGGCATTTCATTCATGCCATGCGCCGTAACATCAATGTCACTTATATTGTTGGCAACAACACCGTCTATGGCCTCACCAAAGGTCAGGTTTCACCCACCGCTAGTAAAGGAACCAAGTCGCCTTCTACGCCTTTTGGCACGCCCGATGCGCCCATCAACCCCATCTTGTTGGCCCTTTCAGTAGGGTGCTCGTTCGTGGCTCGTGGGTATGCGGGCAACCTGCCACACCTCATGGCGCTGATCAAACAGGGCATCGAACACCAGGGGTTTGCCTTCATCGACGTGCTGCAGCCCTGCGTGACTTACGACAAAATTCATACCTACCCCTATTATCAGGAAAAATGCTAC
This genomic stretch from Candidatus Parvarchaeota archaeon harbors:
- a CDS encoding 2-oxoacid:ferredoxin oxidoreductase subunit beta (catalyzes the coenzyme A dependent formation of succinyl-CoA from 2-oxoglutarate and ferredoxin), encoding GGDGDGYGIGMGHFIHAMRRNINVTYIVGNNTVYGLTKGQVSPTASKGTKSPSTPFGTPDAPINPILLALSVGCSFVARGYAGNLPHLMALIKQGIEHQGFAFIDVLQPCVTYDKIHTYPYYQEKCYDLAASGHDTSDWKAALEKVQETEKLPIGVFYQVAADIYEKTLPQFANGPLTSKSITAIDISSLFEEYA